The genomic region TCAGGATATTCGGGTATAGGCCTCAGGAGATAGAGCCCTCGGTAGAGGCGCTTTTATCTCATGTACACCCTGATGACAGGGATATGGTCCGAAAGCTGGCTGAGGAGATTAGAAGAGGGCATAAGCTGGGGAGCATAGATTATAGGATTATTAGGCCTGATGGCTCCATAAGGTACGTGAACACCGTGGCCGACAAGCTGGTGCGGGACGCGGAGGGCAACCCATCCTGGGTATACGGCATCAACCAGGACATAACGGCGCGCAAGCAGGCCGAAAAAGCGCTGTTAAAGAGCAGGGCGATACTCGCAAGGGCACAGGACATCGCGCACGTCGGCAACTGGGCGTGGAACCTTAAAGATAATGGAATGCAGTGGTCGGATGAACTATTTAAGATATTCGGGCTAAAGCCCGGGGAGCTACAGCCGACCTATGAGTGGCTCCTAACGCGGGTATTCCCTGATGATATGGGCATGTTTAAGGCGGCCTCCGACGCGGCCATTCATGAAAACAGGCTGTTTAACATCGACCTTCGTATAGTCATGCAGGACGGGTCCATACGCTACCTGAACGTAGTGGCCGATAAGATAAAAAAGGATAAGGCAGGCAATCCGGAGTGGATGTATGGCATCATCCAGGACGTCACCGGGCGCAAGCAGATCGAGAACCAGCTGAGAGACGCAAGGGAACAGGCAGAGCTATACGTCGACCTCATGGGCCACGATATAAACAACATGAACATGGTGGCACTCGGCTTCCTCGAGATGGCCGACGATAAGCTAAAATCCGAAGGAAGGCTCGACGTGGGCGATGAGCATCTAATCCATAAGGCTATCGAGAACATAATGAATAGCTCGATGCTCATAGACAACGTGAGAAAGCTCCAGAGGCAGAGGGCGGGCGAGTTTAAGATAAAGGCGATTGACTTGATGGATGTGCTCTCCTCGGTGAAATGCCAGTATGCTAATGTGCCCGGCAGGGACGTAAAGATTAACCTTAACGCCAGGTGCCAGTGTACAGTTTTCGCGAACGACCTGCTCAGGGACGTGTTCTCCAACCTGGTAGGCAATTCCATAAAGCATTCCAGCGGCCCGCTTGTAGTAAATATTGATTTGTCCTGCCAGTACGAAGGTGGAGCTAAGTTATGCAGGGTTGCGGTGGAGGATAACGGCCCCGGCATACCTGACGGCCTTAAGGCGGCCATTTTCGACCGCTCACATGCTGGTAAGAAGTTGCGCAGCAAAGGCCTGGGCCTATACATCGTAAACACCCTTGTCACCGATTTTCACGGAAAAGTATGGGCTGAGGACCGCGTGCCCGGGGACTACACGAAGGGCGTCAGGTTTGTGGTCGTGTTGCCTGCAATTGGATAAATGATAAAATTTGGATAGCGGCAAATGCCCATCTTCGCCCTTCCACCTCCGTAACATATATATACTAATATTCCATTTATAGCACCCAACTAAAGCAAGTGTACAGTATGAGTGTAAACCGTGGCAGGACGCTCTTGAGCTTACTGATCCCGGCGTCGCTCACCGAAGAAACCGCCGACCCGCGAATAAAGACCTACAAGGTCGGACAGGTTGCTCGTGCGGCATCGATCTTCAGGGTCGACGAAATAGTGGTATATAAGACCCCGAAGCGGGACGACAGCAGGTTCATAAGCACCGTCTTGCGATACGCGGAAACCCCGCAATATCTTCGCAAAGAGATATTCCCCATGCAAGGCGCCCTCCGCCATATCGGAGTCATCCCGCCACTGAGGATACCATCTCATACTAGCGAAGAGGAATACCGAGAAGGTATTGTGACCAAAGTCGGCACTGACGGAAACGCATGGGTCGATGTCGGAAGCGACAGCCCGGCAATGCTCCCCGACGCAAAAGTCGAGAAGGGGCAGCGCGTGACAGTCAGGATCTATTCGCGAAGGCCGCTAACGGTCGAGCTCGTGAAGAGGAGCGACGTGCCCCTGTACTGGGGCTACGAAGTGCGTATCGCCGATACGCTCCACGATGCGCTGGAAACCGATGGCTTAAGGATAGCGACGTCGAGGCTGGGGCATCCCCTGGCCTGCGAGATGCTATCCGAGATAAAAAGCAAAATCCGGGATAAGGTATCCGTCGCATTTGGAAGCCCCTCGAAGGGGCTGGAGCAGCTCCTGCACGATGAAGGCCACAAGCTTGAGGACCATTCCGATTGCGTGGTGAACTCCATCCCAAACCAGGGCACCGCGACGGTGAGGGCCGAAGAGGCGATATACGTCACCCTTGGGCTGCTCAACCTGATAAGGCAGTGACGAGTTCAGCGCAAGTATCGAAAGATACCTGGCGATTGACAAAGCCAGATGCCGGATCCCGTATAGCCGCGAGAGCGGCGCCATCCTAAAAAATTTGTCAAGAGATCGGAGGAAAAATAAGATGAGTCACCCACACGCACCAAGGCGAGGCTCGCTTGCGTACAGCCCCAGGGTGAGGGCCCGCAGCCAGAAGCCTAAATATAGAAATTGGGCAGAGCTGGGCGAGCAGCCTAAGATACAGAGTCTAATCGGATTCAAGGCAGGAATGTCGCACGTATTGATGATAGACGACAGGCCGCACAGCACGACCGAAGGCATGGAGATAGCCGTGCCCGTTACGATTATCGAGGCACCAGCGATGCACGTTGCGGGCATACGGGCATACGACGATGGCCCGTATGGCAAAAAGGTGATAGCCGAGGCATGGGCCAGCGACCTGAAGGACCTGGCGAGGCTTATCAGGCTTCCCAGGAAAGCGGTCGACACCGATGGCCAGCTCGCGAAGATAGCGGGCCTGGTCAAGGAAGGGAAGGTTGCGGACCTGCGCCTTTTGACTTATGTTAAGACAGAGGACGTATCGGGCATACCGAAGAAGGTGCCCGAGCTGGTGGAAAACCGCATCGCCGGCGGAAGCATGGATAAAAGGTTCGAGCTTGCAAAGTCGCTGCTGGGCAAGCAGGTCAAGGCAAATGACATATTCTCTCCGGGGGAGCTTGTGGACGTATCTGCCATCACCAAGGGCAAGGGAACCCAGGGCCCGGTCAAGAGGTGGGGCATCGCCATACAGAAGCGAAAGCATGCCCGCACCGGCAAGAGGAGGCACGTTGGCAACCTGGGCCCGTGGAACCCGCACCGCATCAGGTGGCAGGTCCCGCAGCTCGGCCAGACGGGCTACCACCAGAGGACTGAGTATAATAAGAGGATCATAAAGCTCGGCGACAAGGCCGAGGAGGTCACCCCTGCAGGCGGGTTCCTGCACTACGGCGTCCTGAGGAATCCTTACATAGTGGTTAAGGGCTCAATACCCGGCCCGGTCAAGAGGATGGTCAGGCTCAGGCCCGCGGTAAGGCCCAAGGCCTTGCCCAAGCAGGCGCCCGAGATAACCTATATTAGCACAGAATCCAAGCAAGGAGCCAGGAGGAGCTAGACATGGAGGCAGCAGTTTTAGACAGGACCGGCAAGAAGACTTCCACGATAAAGGTACCCGAGGTGTTCAATGAAGCCTTCAGGCCGGACGTCATCAAGAGGGCGGTACTTGCGGCACAGGCTAACAGGCTGCAGCCCTACGGCCCGGACAGGACTGCGGGCACGCTGACCTCGGCGCACTCCTGGGGCAGCGGTAGAGGCGTAGCCCACGTCCCGAGGCTGAATAATAGCTCGCGGGCGGCGAGGGTAGTCCAGGCCAGGGGAGGCCGTAGCGCACACGCTCCCAACCCGAACAAGATATTCGCCGAGAAGATAAACGACAAGGAGAGGCTCCTCGCCATCAGGTCGGCGGTGGCGGCCACCATGAATAAGGAGCTAGTCAAGGCGAGGGGCTACAAGTATGATGGGGAATTGCCCATCGTCGTCTCGGACGAGATCGAGTCGATGAGCAAGACCAGAGACGTGGTGGCCTTCCTCAATGCAATCGGCCTTGCCGCGGACCTGGAGCGCGCAAAGCAGAAACAGGTGCGCGGCGGAAAGGGCAAGATGAGGGGCAGGCAATACCGCAAGAAGGTGGGCGTGCTCATCGTGGTCGGCGAGGACAAGGGCATAGGGCTTGGCGCAAGGAACATACCAGGCGTGGACGTGGCCACCCTTGACAGCGTGAACGCCGAGCTGCTCGCGCCAGGCACGCATCCGGGCAGGCTCACCGTTTGGAGCGAGAGCGCATTTAAGATGATGGAGGGCGGGGAATAATGGAAATCATAAAATACCCGTTTATCACTGAAAAGGCAACGCTATCGATGGAGAAGAACAATACCCTCCAGTTTTTGGTTGGCAGGAACGCGCGCAAGGAGCAGATAAAGAAGGCCGTGGAGGAAATGTATAACGTCAAGGTGGTAAAGGTCACCACCATGATAACCCCGAAAGGCGAGAAGAAGGCCCTTGTGACGCTGAGCCCCGAGAACTCGGCTGAGGAAATTGCGAGCCGGCTAGGAATATTCTAAAGGGGGATTGAAACATGGGAAAGCGAATCATGTCTCAGAACCGTGGCAAGGGCACACCTACCTACAGGGCCCCGTCCTCCCGCTTCAAGGCGAACCTTGAGCATATCAGGACTGTCGGCGATGAGACTATAACTGGAGTTATTACCGAGGTCATACACGACACGGCGAGGAATGCGCCCATAACTCGCGTCAAGTTTGAGAATGGCGAGGAAAGGCTCATCCTGGCCCCCGAGGGCGTTGGCGTCGGCGACCAGATAAAGGTCGGCGCCGGGGCCGAGGTCACGGTGGGCAACGTATTGCCGCTGGGCAAGATCCCTGATGGGTGCCCGGTGTGCTGCGTTGAGTCGCAGCCAGGCGACGGGGGAAGCTTCGCGAGGGCGACTGGAGTTAACGCCATCGTCGTCTCGCACGAGGCCAACAAGGTGGTCATACAGCTCCCCAGCGGAGAGATGAAGTGGCTTCATCCTAACTGTAGGGCCACCATTGGAGTAGTGGCGGGCGGAGGCAGGCCGGACAAGCCGTTCGTGAAGGCTGGAAAGAAGTGGTACAAGATGGCAAACAAGGCCACCAAGTGGCCGGTCGTCAGGGGCGTCGCGATGAACGCCGTCGACCACCCGTTCGGAGGCGGCGGCAGGCAGCACCCGGGCAGGCCGAAGACCGTTGGCAGGCACACGCCGCCCGGCCGTAAGGTCGGGAGCATAGCGGCGAGAAGGACCGGCATAGGGCATAAGGGATAAGGGGTAGATAATCATGGCATCAAAGCAGTCAAAGCAGGCCTCGCGGCTTCCGAAGAGGAAGGAGGAGTTCACCTACAGGGGCTTCTCCATAGCGGACCTCAAGAAAATGGACTTAAACCAGCTTGCGGCCCTTCTCCCCTCCAGGCAGAGGAGGAAGGTCATGAGGGGCTTCACCGAGGAGGAGCAGAAGATAATCGACGCCGTAAGGGCGGGCGAGAAAAAGATAAGGACCCACCTCAGGGGAATGATAATCCTCCCCGAGATGATCGGCGTGACCCTCGAGATCCATAACGGCAAGGAGTGGAAGCCCGTTGAGGTCATCCCGGAGATGATCGGGCACTACATAGGAGAGTTCGCGATGACCAGAAAGCCCGTCACGCATGGCTCGGCAGGCATCGGCGCGACGAGGGGCAGCAAGTACGTGCCGCTGAAGTGAGGTGGATGGATGGCTAAAGTGGAATATTGTGCACAGTTTGACCCTGCGACCACCGCTAAGGCAATGGCGTATGAGCTCGACGTCTCGCCGAAGCATTGCTACGAGATACTCAGGGAGATTCGCGGAAAGAAGCTTTCCGTGGCCAAGAAGTTCCTCGAGGACGTCATGGCTAAGAAGAGGTCGGTGCCCTTTAAGCGCTTCAACCGAAACGTCGGGCACAAGAGGCACCAGTCCGGCTGGGACGCGGGGCGCTACCCGGTAAAGGCTTGCGGAGAGATCTTAAAGCTGTTGAAGAACGCCGAGGCTAACGCGGAGTACAAGGGCCTCGACACGGAAAACATGAGGATTATCCACGCAGCCTCCAAGAAGGGGCACGTCATACGTGGAATGATGCCCAGGGCCATGGGCAGGGCCACCGACTGGAACATTGAGACGGTGACCGTGGAAGTAGTGCTAGGAGAAGAGGTGCGTTAGATTGGCAGTTGAAAAGAAATTCGTCCAGGACGGCTTCAAGAAGGCCATGATCGACGAGTTCTTCCTGGAGAAGCTCGAGAGGGCCGGCTATGGCGGGATGGAGATAAACCGCACCCCCATGGGCACCCAGATAACGATTAAGGCCGAGAAGCCCGGCATGATCATAGGCAAGTCGGGCAAGATGATCCGCAAGTTTACCAGGGACCTCGACGTGAGGTTCAAGATGGACAACCCGCAGATAGACGTCCAGGAGGTCAAGAAGCCCGAGCTGAACGCCCAGATGATGGCCACGAGGCTGGCGAACGCCCTCGAGAGGGGCTGGTACTTCCGCAAGGCAGGGCAGTCGACCCTCCAGCGGATAATGGACGCGGGCGCCATGGGCGTCGAGATAGTCATCGCGGGCAAGCTCACCGGGCCGAGGAAGAGGACCGAGAAGTTTATCGC from Methanocella conradii HZ254 harbors:
- a CDS encoding PAS domain S-box protein, with product MRKKASKPHDESEMAAEALREIERRFQVLTETMPAAIFLYQGDKYVYVNSAAEQITGYSKEELLRMNFWDWVSPEYQDILRERGLARQRGEKVVSRYEVKYRAKDGREGWADFAAGRTEYGGRPAVIVVAFDITKRKMAEKALQKSQYILSKAQEIAHVGNWAWNLKNDKMNWSDEGFRIFGYRPQEIEPSVEALLSHVHPDDRDMVRKLAEEIRRGHKLGSIDYRIIRPDGSIRYVNTVADKLVRDAEGNPSWVYGINQDITARKQAEKALLKSRAILARAQDIAHVGNWAWNLKDNGMQWSDELFKIFGLKPGELQPTYEWLLTRVFPDDMGMFKAASDAAIHENRLFNIDLRIVMQDGSIRYLNVVADKIKKDKAGNPEWMYGIIQDVTGRKQIENQLRDAREQAELYVDLMGHDINNMNMVALGFLEMADDKLKSEGRLDVGDEHLIHKAIENIMNSSMLIDNVRKLQRQRAGEFKIKAIDLMDVLSSVKCQYANVPGRDVKINLNARCQCTVFANDLLRDVFSNLVGNSIKHSSGPLVVNIDLSCQYEGGAKLCRVAVEDNGPGIPDGLKAAIFDRSHAGKKLRSKGLGLYIVNTLVTDFHGKVWAEDRVPGDYTKGVRFVVVLPAIG
- a CDS encoding putative RNA uridine N3 methyltransferase, producing MSVNRGRTLLSLLIPASLTEETADPRIKTYKVGQVARAASIFRVDEIVVYKTPKRDDSRFISTVLRYAETPQYLRKEIFPMQGALRHIGVIPPLRIPSHTSEEEYREGIVTKVGTDGNAWVDVGSDSPAMLPDAKVEKGQRVTVRIYSRRPLTVELVKRSDVPLYWGYEVRIADTLHDALETDGLRIATSRLGHPLACEMLSEIKSKIRDKVSVAFGSPSKGLEQLLHDEGHKLEDHSDCVVNSIPNQGTATVRAEEAIYVTLGLLNLIRQ
- a CDS encoding 50S ribosomal protein L3 — its product is MSHPHAPRRGSLAYSPRVRARSQKPKYRNWAELGEQPKIQSLIGFKAGMSHVLMIDDRPHSTTEGMEIAVPVTIIEAPAMHVAGIRAYDDGPYGKKVIAEAWASDLKDLARLIRLPRKAVDTDGQLAKIAGLVKEGKVADLRLLTYVKTEDVSGIPKKVPELVENRIAGGSMDKRFELAKSLLGKQVKANDIFSPGELVDVSAITKGKGTQGPVKRWGIAIQKRKHARTGKRRHVGNLGPWNPHRIRWQVPQLGQTGYHQRTEYNKRIIKLGDKAEEVTPAGGFLHYGVLRNPYIVVKGSIPGPVKRMVRLRPAVRPKALPKQAPEITYISTESKQGARRS
- the rpl4p gene encoding 50S ribosomal protein L4 — translated: MEAAVLDRTGKKTSTIKVPEVFNEAFRPDVIKRAVLAAQANRLQPYGPDRTAGTLTSAHSWGSGRGVAHVPRLNNSSRAARVVQARGGRSAHAPNPNKIFAEKINDKERLLAIRSAVAATMNKELVKARGYKYDGELPIVVSDEIESMSKTRDVVAFLNAIGLAADLERAKQKQVRGGKGKMRGRQYRKKVGVLIVVGEDKGIGLGARNIPGVDVATLDSVNAELLAPGTHPGRLTVWSESAFKMMEGGE
- a CDS encoding 50S ribosomal protein L23 — its product is MEIIKYPFITEKATLSMEKNNTLQFLVGRNARKEQIKKAVEEMYNVKVVKVTTMITPKGEKKALVTLSPENSAEEIASRLGIF
- a CDS encoding 50S ribosomal protein L2, whose protein sequence is MGKRIMSQNRGKGTPTYRAPSSRFKANLEHIRTVGDETITGVITEVIHDTARNAPITRVKFENGEERLILAPEGVGVGDQIKVGAGAEVTVGNVLPLGKIPDGCPVCCVESQPGDGGSFARATGVNAIVVSHEANKVVIQLPSGEMKWLHPNCRATIGVVAGGGRPDKPFVKAGKKWYKMANKATKWPVVRGVAMNAVDHPFGGGGRQHPGRPKTVGRHTPPGRKVGSIAARRTGIGHKG
- a CDS encoding 30S ribosomal protein S19, producing the protein MASKQSKQASRLPKRKEEFTYRGFSIADLKKMDLNQLAALLPSRQRRKVMRGFTEEEQKIIDAVRAGEKKIRTHLRGMIILPEMIGVTLEIHNGKEWKPVEVIPEMIGHYIGEFAMTRKPVTHGSAGIGATRGSKYVPLK
- a CDS encoding 50S ribosomal protein L22 encodes the protein MAKVEYCAQFDPATTAKAMAYELDVSPKHCYEILREIRGKKLSVAKKFLEDVMAKKRSVPFKRFNRNVGHKRHQSGWDAGRYPVKACGEILKLLKNAEANAEYKGLDTENMRIIHAASKKGHVIRGMMPRAMGRATDWNIETVTVEVVLGEEVR
- a CDS encoding 30S ribosomal protein S3, translating into MAVEKKFVQDGFKKAMIDEFFLEKLERAGYGGMEINRTPMGTQITIKAEKPGMIIGKSGKMIRKFTRDLDVRFKMDNPQIDVQEVKKPELNAQMMATRLANALERGWYFRKAGQSTLQRIMDAGAMGVEIVIAGKLTGPRKRTEKFIAGYIKHCGKPVEQFIDVGYARAKKKLGVIGVKVRIMPPGTVLPDHIEIVPPQKEAEAKPAEATAPAEAKPAEGAAAEVEKIIAESEKADQAEEKPKKPPKKQKKQGQASPVEPQAEAQAPAPADQPTEEKREE